CGGGGTGTCGCAGCCGGAGGCGGCCACCCGGTCGCGGAGCCGCAGGTAGTCGTCGCCGTCGAAGAACATCTGGGTGATCGCGAAGTCGGCGCCGGAGCGGCACTTGCGGATGAAGTGCTCGGTGTCGCTCGCTATGTCGGGCGACCGCGGGTGCTTATAAGGAAAGGCGGCCACGCCGACGCAGAAGTCGCCCGACTCGCGGATGATCCGGACGAGGTCTTCGGCGTAGTCGACGCCCTCGGGGTGGCGGACCCACTCGCCGTTGGGGTTGCCGGGCGGGTCGCCGCGGACGGCGAGGATGTTGCGGATGCCGGCACCGGCCAGCCGGCCGATCACGTTGCGCAGCTCGGCAACGGAGTGGTTGACGGCCGTCAGGTGGGCCATCGGGAGCAGCGTGGTCTCGGTCGCGACCCGCTCGGTCACCGCGACCGTGGTGTCACGGGTGGTGCCGCCGGCGCCGTAGGTGATCGAGACGAAGGACGGCTGGAGCGGCTCGAGCTCGCGGATCGCCCGCCACAGCTGCACCTCGCCTTCGGGGGTTTTGGGCGGGAAGAACTCGAAAGAGAAGGTCGGGGCCTCGTCGCGAACGAGGTCGCCGATCGACGGTTGCGATCCCGGAAGGATCGAAGGGAGTCCTAGCGCCACGGGTCGAGCGTACCGGCTGGGGGTGTTGGCGGGGCGGCGCACCGAGCGCCTGTGGATAACGCGGGTTCGCGCTGGTGACGGGGTTGGCGGCGGGATGGGTACGGGAAAACGTCGGGCCTGTGGGGTACATATGTTCTACGCGCCGCGGGCCGCCCCCACGGTCCACTGGTCGGCGCGCGGGGATGCCGTGCCACGGCGTCCGGGGGCCGCAGGCGTGCACCGCCGCACCGCTGCTCGGGGAGGTTCCATGATGTCCGCCCTGCCACCACACCCGTTCGACGCGGCGGGTCCGCGCCCACCATTCGGTGCCTATCTGGCCCAGCTCCGGCTACGCCGGGGTTGGAGCCAACTACGCCTGGCGGAGCAGCTCTGCGCCGCCTCGGGCAGCTCGACGGTGAC
This genomic interval from Asanoa ferruginea contains the following:
- the metF gene encoding methylenetetrahydrofolate reductase [NAD(P)H], translated to MALGLPSILPGSQPSIGDLVRDEAPTFSFEFFPPKTPEGEVQLWRAIRELEPLQPSFVSITYGAGGTTRDTTVAVTERVATETTLLPMAHLTAVNHSVAELRNVIGRLAGAGIRNILAVRGDPPGNPNGEWVRHPEGVDYAEDLVRIIRESGDFCVGVAAFPYKHPRSPDIASDTEHFIRKCRSGADFAITQMFFDGDDYLRLRDRVAASGCDTPILPGVMPVTRLSTIARSEQLSGAPFPAALAEQFARVADDDEAVRKLGIEQASRMCQRLIDEGVPGIHFITLNRSTATRDVWQNLRVEARV